From the Streptomyces nodosus genome, the window CCTGCTCGCCTGCGCGGCGGTCCTGATCGCCTCGGTCGTCCTCACCGTGTGCTCCCCGAGCGGCGACGGCCCCTTCGTGGCCTTCGTGTTCGCCTCGGCCGTCGCCCTGGTCGCCGTCTTCGCCGGGATCCTCGCGCACTGGACGCCCACCGAGGTGGCCGCCGTCTGCGCTCCCGTCGCCGTGGGCGCCCTCGCCTTCCTGCCCGGGCTGTCCATGCGGTTCGCCCGCCTCCCGATCGGTTTCGAGCCCCCGAGCAGCACCTCGCGCGGCGCGTACGACACCGAGTCCGCCCCGCACGAGCCGGTCGACGCCGAGCGGGTCGAGGCCCAGGCCCGCCGCGGTCATGAACTCCTCGTCGGCCTGGTGGGCGGCTGTGCGCTGCTCGCCGTCGGGGCAGCCGCGGTGCTCGGCTTCTCGGACGGCGTCTGGGCCCAGCTGCTCGCCCTCGCCACCGGCGTCGCACTGCTGATGCGCGCCCACCTCTTCCGCTACACGGCCCAGGTCGCCCCGGTCCTCGCCGCGGGCCTCGGTGCCCTGGTCCTGCTCGGCCTCGGCCTGGCCCTCAACCCGCCGGCGACCGTGATGCGGGAGGCGCTGACCGGGGACCGTGCGGCCCTGGACATCCGTACGATCTGGCTGGTCGCGGTGATCGCGGCGGCGTCGGCCGTGGTCACCGCGCTCGGCCTGATCCTGCCGCGCGGCGGTCTCACCCCGTTCTGGGGACGCTTCTTGGAGATCGCGGAGAGCTTCGTCCTGCTGACTCTGATCCCGCTGACCCTCGCCGTCTTCGATGTGTATATGGCGGCCAGGTCCATGACCAGCAAATGACGTCGGGCAAAGGTCCCGTTCTGCCCTGGTACCCTGTGTGACGGCCGTTCGTGTACGCATCCTCGGACCCTGCCCGAGACCCTCCGGGGTCACCTCGGGGATCCGGAGGTCGCGATCGGCTCGATCCCGCCACCCGAGTCACGGAAGCTTCCCTGAGACGAAGACCAGGGGCACTCGGTGGCACTCAGAAGACCACAAGGAGAACGCGTGTCGCTCGACGCCGCCACGAAGAAGCAGATCGTTGCCGATTTCGGTACCAAGGAGGGTGACACCGGCTCCCCCGAGGTCCAGGTCGCGCTGCTGTCCCGCCGGATCTCCGACCTGACCGAGCACCTCAAGACCCACAAGCACGACCACCACTCCCGCCGTGGTCTGCTGATCCTGGTCGGTCAGCGTCGCCGCCTGCTGCAGTACCTGGCCAAGAAGGACATCCAGCGCTTCCGTGTGCTGGTCGACCGCCTCGGCATCCGCCGTGGCGCGGCCGGCGCCCGGTAAGACGCGGTGAAGGGGAGCGGTTCCTGCTGAAGACGGGACCGCTCCCTTTGCTGTACGTGCGGACTGTCACCACCGCTTTGTAGGGTGGTAGCACAACGCCATACGAACAACTCCATACGAACCACATCGTGTGGACGGCGCCCGATCACCGGACGCCGCCCCGCACACCGAACGAGGAGAAGCGCACCTTGCCGCCGCCGGTCCTCGGTAGTGGCCCCCGGGAGAAGAACCCCGGGTGCTTCGATCGAAGACCGGCCCGCACAGGACGGCGCGCTTCTCCGCCACCGTCCCCCTGCCACACGGGCAGCCCGGGACGAAGACGAGGAGAAAACGCTGGTGGAGAACGAGACCCACTACGCCGAGGCCGTCATCGACAACGGCTCCTTCGGCACCCGCACGATCCGCTTCGAGACGGGCCGCCTGGCCAGGCAGGCCGCCGGCTCCGCCGTCGCGTACCTGGACGACGACACGATGGTCCTCTCGGCCACGACGGCGTCCAAGAACCCCAAGGACCAGCTCGACTTCTTCCCGCTGACGGTCGACGTCGAGGAGCGGATGTACGCGGCCGGGAAGATCCCCGGTTCGTTCTTCCGCCGTGAGGGCCGCCCCTCCGAGGACGCCATCCTCACCTGCCGTCTCATCGACCGTCCGCTGCGCCCCTCCTTCAAGAAGGGCCTGCGCAACGAGATCCAGGTCGTCGCCACGATCATGGCGCTCAACCCCGACCACCTGTACGACGTCGTGGCGATCAACGCCGCGTCCGCGTCCACGCAGCTGGCCGGTCTGCCCTTCTCCGGCCCGATCGGCGGCGTCCGCGTCGCGCTGATCAACGGCCAGTGGGTCGCCTTCCCGACGCACAGCGAGCTCGAGGACGCCGTCTTCGACATGGTCGTCGCGGGTCGTGCCCTGGAGGACGGCGACGTCGCGATCATGATGGTCGAGGCCGAGGCCACCGACCGCACCATCACCCTGGTGCAGGGCGGCGCCGAGGCGCCCACCGAGGAGGTCGTCGCCGCCGGTCTCGAGGCCGCGAAGCCCTTCATCAAGGTGCTCTGCAAGGCCCAGGCGGACCTCGCCGCCAAGGCCGCCAAGCCGACCGCCGAGTTCCCGATCTTCCTCGACCACGAGGACGACGTCCTGGAGGCGCTGAGCGCCGCGGTCCGCCCCGAGCTGACCCAGGCGCTCACCATCGCCGGCAAGCAGGAGCGCGAGTCCGAGCTGGACCGCGTCAAGCAGCTCGCCGCCGAGAAGCTCCTGCCGGAGTTCGAGGGCCGCGAGAAGGAGATCTCCGCCGCGTACCGCTCGCTGACCAAGACCCTGGTCCGTGAGCGTGTCATCAAGGAGAAGAAGCGCATCGACGGCCGCGGTGTCACCGACATCCGCACCCTGGCCGCCGAGGTCGAGGCCATCCCGCGGGTGCACGGCTCGGCCCTGTTCGAGCGTGGCGAGACCCAGATCCTGGGCGTCACCACCCTGAACATGCTGCGCATGGAGCAGCAGCTCGACACCCTCTCCCCGGTGACGCGCAAGCGCTACATGCACAACTACAACTTCCCGCCGTACTCCACGGGTGAGACCGGTCGCGTCGGCTCCCCGAAGCGCCGCGAGATCGGCCACGGCGCCCTGGCCGAGCGCGCGCTCCTCCCGGTGCTGCCCCCGCGCGAGGAGTTCCCGTACGCGATCCGTCAGGTCTCCGAGGCCCTCGGTTCCAACGGTTCGACGTCCATGGGCTCGGTCTGCGCCTCCACCATGTCGCTGCTGAACGCCGGTGTGCCGCTGAAGGCCCCCGTCGCCGGTATCGCCATGGGTCTGATCTCCCAGGAGATCGACGGTGAGACGCACTATGTGACGCTGACCGACATCCTCGGTGCCGAGGACGCCTTCGGCGACATGGACTTCAAGGTCGCCGGCACCAAGGAGTTCGTGACCGCCCTCCAGCTCGACACCAAGCTGGACGGCATCCCGGCCTCCGTGCTGGCCGCGGCCCTCAAGCAGGCCCGCGACGCCCGCCTCCACATCCTCGATGTGATGATGGAGGCCATCGACCGGCCCGACGAGATGTCCCCGCACGCCCCGCGGATCATCACCGTCAAGATCCCGGTCGACAAGATCGGTGAGGTCATCGGCCCCAAGGGCAAGATGATCAACCAGATCCAGGAGGACACCGGCGCCGAGATCACGATCGAGGACGACGGCACGATCTACATCGGTGCCGCCGACGGCCCGTCCGCCGAGGCCGCCCGCACCACGATCAACAGCATCGCCAACCCGACCATGCCGGAGGTCGGCGAGCGCTACCTGGGCACGGTCGTGAAGACGACCACCTTCGGTGCGTTCGTCTCCCTGCTGCCGGGCAAGGACGGCCTGCTGCACATCTCGCAGATCCGCAAGCTCGCCGGCGGCAAGCGCGTGGAGAACGTCGAGGACGTGGTCGGCGTGGGCCAGAAGGTCCAGGTCGAGATCGCCGAGATCGACTCCCGCGGCAAGCTCTCCCTCATCCCCGTGATCGAGGGAGAGGACGAGGACGGCGAGGCGAAGAAGGACGACACCGACAAGTGACGTCCCGTGGCTTCAAGGCGACGGCCCGCACCTCCTCGGAGGCGCGGGCCGTCGCCCGTACCCAAACCCTGATCAAAGGAATGAACGGCATCGGTACGGTCCGTAAGACGGTCCTCCCGGGCGGCCTGCGCGTCGTCACCGAGACGCTGCCCTCGGTGCGCTCCGCCACCTTCGGCATCTGGGCGCATGTCGGCTCCCGCGACGAGACGCCCTCCCTGAACGGCGCCACGCACTATCTGGAGCACCTGCTCTTCAAGGGCACCGGCCGCAGGAGCGCCCTGGACATCTCCGCCGCGATCGACGCGGTCGGCGGCGAGATGAACGCGTTCACGGCGAAGGAGTACACCTGCTACTACGCACGGGTGCTCGACACCGACCTGCCGCTCGCCATCGACGTCGTCTGCGACATGCTCACCGGCTCGCTGATCCTCGAGGAGGACGTCGACGTCGAGCGGGGCGCGATCCTCGAGGAGATCGCGATGACGGAGGACGACCCAGGCGACTGTGTGCACGACCTGTTCGCGCACACCATGTTCGGTGACAATCCGCTGGGCCGCCCGGTCCTCGGCACCGTCGACACCGTCAACGCCCTCACCGCCGACCGCATCCGCCGTTTCTACAAGAAGCACTACGACCCCACTCATCTGGTGGTCGCCTGCGCCGGCAACATCGACCACAACAAGGTCGTGCGCCAGGTGCGCGCCGCCTTCGAGAAGGCCGGCGCGCTCACCCGGACCGACGCCACCCCCATCGCCCCGCGCGAGGGGCGCCGTGCCCTGCGCACGGCCGGACGGGTCGAACTGCTCAGCCGCAAGACCGAACAGGCGCATGTCGTCCTCGGCATGCCCGGCCTGGGCCGCACCGACGACCGCCGCTGGGCCCTCGGCGTGCTGAACACCGCCCTCGGCGGCGGCATGTCCTCCCGGCTGTTCCAGGAGGTGCGGGAGAAGCGCGGCCTGGCCTACAGCGTGTACTCGTACACCTCGGGCTTCGCCGACTGCGGCCTCTTCGGGGTGTACGCGGGCTGCCGTCCCGGCCAGGTGCACGATGTGCTCAAGATCTGCCGCGACGAGCTCGACCAGGTCGCCGAGAACGGACTGTCCGACGAGGAGATCGCCCGTGCCGTCGGCCAGCTGCGGGGCTCCACGGTCCTCGGCCTCGAGGACACGGGCGCGCTGATGAACCGTATCGGCAAGAGCGAGCTGTGCTGGGGCGACCAGATGTCGGTCGACGACATGCTGGCCCGGATAGCCGCGGTGACCCCGGACGACGTACGGTCCGTGGCCCGGGACATCCTGGGACAGCGGCCCTCGCTCTCGGTCATCGGCCCGCTCAAGGACAGGCATGCCGCCCGTCTGCACGACGCGGTCGCCTAAGTTCTCCACCTCGAGCAAGGAATCAGGAACATGAGCAAGCTGCGTGTGGCGGTCCTCGGCGCCCGGGGCCGGATCGGTTCGGAGGCGGTACGGGCCGTCGAAGCCGCCGAGGACATGGAACTGGTCGCCGCCCTGGGCAGGGGCGACCGGCTGGAGACCCTGGTGGAGGCCGGC encodes:
- a CDS encoding polyribonucleotide nucleotidyltransferase, translated to MENETHYAEAVIDNGSFGTRTIRFETGRLARQAAGSAVAYLDDDTMVLSATTASKNPKDQLDFFPLTVDVEERMYAAGKIPGSFFRREGRPSEDAILTCRLIDRPLRPSFKKGLRNEIQVVATIMALNPDHLYDVVAINAASASTQLAGLPFSGPIGGVRVALINGQWVAFPTHSELEDAVFDMVVAGRALEDGDVAIMMVEAEATDRTITLVQGGAEAPTEEVVAAGLEAAKPFIKVLCKAQADLAAKAAKPTAEFPIFLDHEDDVLEALSAAVRPELTQALTIAGKQERESELDRVKQLAAEKLLPEFEGREKEISAAYRSLTKTLVRERVIKEKKRIDGRGVTDIRTLAAEVEAIPRVHGSALFERGETQILGVTTLNMLRMEQQLDTLSPVTRKRYMHNYNFPPYSTGETGRVGSPKRREIGHGALAERALLPVLPPREEFPYAIRQVSEALGSNGSTSMGSVCASTMSLLNAGVPLKAPVAGIAMGLISQEIDGETHYVTLTDILGAEDAFGDMDFKVAGTKEFVTALQLDTKLDGIPASVLAAALKQARDARLHILDVMMEAIDRPDEMSPHAPRIITVKIPVDKIGEVIGPKGKMINQIQEDTGAEITIEDDGTIYIGAADGPSAEAARTTINSIANPTMPEVGERYLGTVVKTTTFGAFVSLLPGKDGLLHISQIRKLAGGKRVENVEDVVGVGQKVQVEIAEIDSRGKLSLIPVIEGEDEDGEAKKDDTDK
- the eccD gene encoding type VII secretion integral membrane protein EccD; the protein is MSTTATASGGPGTTLPSGAPSGVGTGLGFCRVTIVAPDSRIDVALPDDVPVADIYPEILRLSQQSPAESAPVGYHLVRRDGTVLDSSRSFAAQRILDGELLTLRPFAESLPPAVFDDVSEAVASAVTRRHTLWSGDLTRAAGLAGGGVLPTLLAFVAWSADPRHDMHGLPGILAAVAGVLLVVLAAVRARVYDDRGSAVALGLGALSNMGVAGSGLVPLADGQGIGKLQFLLACAAVLIASVVLTVCSPSGDGPFVAFVFASAVALVAVFAGILAHWTPTEVAAVCAPVAVGALAFLPGLSMRFARLPIGFEPPSSTSRGAYDTESAPHEPVDAERVEAQARRGHELLVGLVGGCALLAVGAAAVLGFSDGVWAQLLALATGVALLMRAHLFRYTAQVAPVLAAGLGALVLLGLGLALNPPATVMREALTGDRAALDIRTIWLVAVIAAASAVVTALGLILPRGGLTPFWGRFLEIAESFVLLTLIPLTLAVFDVYMAARSMTSK
- a CDS encoding M16 family metallopeptidase, with translation MTSRGFKATARTSSEARAVARTQTLIKGMNGIGTVRKTVLPGGLRVVTETLPSVRSATFGIWAHVGSRDETPSLNGATHYLEHLLFKGTGRRSALDISAAIDAVGGEMNAFTAKEYTCYYARVLDTDLPLAIDVVCDMLTGSLILEEDVDVERGAILEEIAMTEDDPGDCVHDLFAHTMFGDNPLGRPVLGTVDTVNALTADRIRRFYKKHYDPTHLVVACAGNIDHNKVVRQVRAAFEKAGALTRTDATPIAPREGRRALRTAGRVELLSRKTEQAHVVLGMPGLGRTDDRRWALGVLNTALGGGMSSRLFQEVREKRGLAYSVYSYTSGFADCGLFGVYAGCRPGQVHDVLKICRDELDQVAENGLSDEEIARAVGQLRGSTVLGLEDTGALMNRIGKSELCWGDQMSVDDMLARIAAVTPDDVRSVARDILGQRPSLSVIGPLKDRHAARLHDAVA
- the rpsO gene encoding 30S ribosomal protein S15, with the translated sequence MSLDAATKKQIVADFGTKEGDTGSPEVQVALLSRRISDLTEHLKTHKHDHHSRRGLLILVGQRRRLLQYLAKKDIQRFRVLVDRLGIRRGAAGAR